The Cololabis saira isolate AMF1-May2022 chromosome 23, fColSai1.1, whole genome shotgun sequence genomic sequence caaaaaacaccgtcttatattcaggccaatatgCTAGTCAATGAAACAGAGAAAATATTTTTACCTGTTCACAGACAGCTCGAGTTCCTCTCGTAGTGCCGTCTCTTTCTGGAGCTGATCCGCCAGTTCTTTCACCCGTGTTTCAGCCTCACGAACTTCGGCCTCCTTGCTCTGCAGGGCGGCGTTGAAGCGGGTCTCCCACTGCCGGGCCTCGTCCAGGACTCTGTCCCTGTCGTCCTGCAGGGAGGACATGCAGCGCGAGAAGGCGGCCAGCCGGGCCAGAGACTCGTCCAGACGAGCTTGCATCTCCTGCGCTCGCCTCTCCGCTCCTTCAGCGGCCTCTCTGGCCATCTGAGTcgcttcctcctccttctccttctccgcGTAGGCGTCCTCCAGTCTCAGCTCCGCCTCCTTGAGCTCGGCTCCCAGCCGGAACCTCACCGAGTCCAGCGTCTTCTCCGCCTCCGTTTTCAACACCGTCTCCCTCTCTTGGATGCTCCGTTCAACCGCCAGTTTGGCGGCCGAGGCCTCGCTCGCCTGTTTCTGCGCCTCGGCTAGTTGGGACTTACACGTGGCCATCTCGGCTTCCAGCCTCCTCAGATCCTCCAGGGTTGAAGAGCTCTTGAGCTCAGCCTGCTCCAGTTTGCCGCTGAGCTCGGAGCGGCCCAGCTGCAGAGCCTTGGCGTCCCGGCCCAGCTCGCTGATCCTCTCCTGGTATTGGATGCAGTCCTTCTGCAGCTGCCGCACCTCCAGCTGCTTCTccctcagcagctcctccagctgccGGGCCCGGCTCTGGCTTCCCTCCCGGACCCGCTGGGCCGACctcagctgctgctccagctcccGCTGCTTCCCCGACTCCGCCTCGGCCTCGGCCCGCTCCCGCTGGGCCTGCCTCATGTCCTCCTCCAGCCGGGCGGCCCGGTCGCTCTCGCTGCGAGCCCCGGCCTCCAGCTCGGCCCGCTCCCTCTCCAGCCGCTCCAGCTCCCGCTGCAGGCCCGCCAGCCGCTCCCGGCCGTCGGCCAGCTCCTGCTGGTAGCCGGCGATGCTGCCGTTGAGCTGGGCCAGCTGGTTCATCAGACGCTCCTCCAGGTTGTCCTTCTCAGATTCGAGGTTTCTCAGCAGTTCTTTAAACTGAGCTTCTCTATTGGACGCCTCTTCAATCAGactcttctctctctcctttccCTCTTGGATGCTCTTCTCTAAAGAGGCTGAAACGCTGTCGTCCTCCTCCTTACTCCCCTGGAGATCACCTTGCAGAGAGGCCAGCTGAGCTTTGAGTTGGGCCTCCCGTTCCTGCCACAGCTGCCTCTCTCTAGAGACGGCGTCCTCCATCTCTCTCACCTTTTCTTCTAGTAAAGCTTGAGCCATGACAGTCATTtctggtttttctttttcttcatcagGCTGTGCATGTGTTTCTGCTGCAGACACTGCAACTATTTGGTTGTCCAGAGTGTCTCCTTCATCTTCCCTCTCAACAGGCTCTGCTGAGGTCACGGTTGCATCCAACTCCTCAACAACTGCTGCAGAGTTTGATGCATTTACAGACATTtcactctccttttcttttatttgcaccaGCTGGTTCTTCAAGTCTTCGACCTGAAGTCCGAGAGAGTCTCTCTCTTCCGCCGTAGCATCCAGCTCACCTTTCAAAGCCGCCAGCTCGTCCTGAATCTCCTCCAGTTCAGCCGTCGCCGCCTTGTCCTCTCTTCTTCTCGCAGGTCTCTCCTGCAGCTCCCTCAGTCTCTCGTTCTCCTCCTCCAACTCCAATATCTTCACCTGCTTTGTTTTGGCAAACTTTCTCATCTTATCCTTCACCACGTCCACCTCCTTCTGCGCTTCCTCCGCCTGCCGCTCGGCTTCTTGCTTCCCGGCCTCGTGAGTCCTCACCCTGGCCGCCAGCTCCTGCCGCTCCTGCCTGGCGGCCTCCAGGACTTTCCTCACCCGCTCCGCCTCGTCGCTCACGTTCTCGTACGACTTCAGCAGAGTCTCGTACTCCTCCTTCATCCCTTGCACCTTGTCCTCCCACTCTCTGCACATCCGGGCGGCCTCCTCCTTCGCCAGATCCGCCTCTCTCTTGCCGGCGTCCTTCTCCGTGAGCAGGCCCTCCATGGCCAGCTTGAGGCTCTCGCACGACGATCCCAGACTCTGGTTCTCCAGCAGCGTCCGATCCACCTCGTCGATGAGTCGCGCTCTTTCCGTTCGGAGTTTCTCCAGCTCGTTTTCTGCAGAGTCGATTCTCTGCCGCAGCTCGGTTACGACCTTCTCGGCCGACGCGAGCTGCTCCTTCtgagctttgttttctttgaggGCTTCCTTGCGGGAGACCAGGGCGGCGTGGAGCTTCCGCTGAAGCTGCTGGATCTTCGTCTCGCTGTCTTCTTCCTGCTTCTGCGGCGGCTCGGCCTCTAACTTCTGCGTTTTTTCCTGCTCGGCCTTGAGTTCCTCCTGCAGGGAAGCGACGAGCTGATCCTTCTGAGACACGGCGACCTGCATGGCGTGTATGAGCGTGCTCTGCTCGCCGAGCTGATTACTGAGCTCCGTTATCTCCTGGTTCTTGTTGTCAAGAAACTGCTTAAAGTCCTCCACCTCCGCCTGAAGAGACGCAACCGAAGACTCGTCCGATGCTTTGGCTGCAGCTTCCACCTCTGCTTTCAGGGTTTCTGCATAAGACTGGGCTTGTTGATACTTTTCCCTCAGATCGTCCATTTCTTCGGACAGTTCATCGATCTGTTTGTCCTTTTCCCTCAGTGCTTGCAGCTCTTTGCCCAGTTCCAGTATTTCAGACTCCTTTAGCGACAGATTGGCGTGCGTTTCCTGCAGTTGCTGCTCCAGCTCGGTGTTTGCCGCTTGCACGGTCTGGATCTCGTCTCTCAGAGCCGTCAGAGACTCATCGGCTTGTGCAGGTTGGACCTCAGGTGGATCGGTGCCGGGCTGATCTGCAGACTCAGATCCAGCGAAATCCACCCACTCCTCCTGGACCCAGTCCTTTTGGGCAGGTTTGTCTAGATTTCTAGATGCTTTAGCGGGCGGATCATCTCCTCCAGTGTTGCATTTATCTTCTAGTTCCCTCAGTTTGGTGAGGAGAACTTCCCGTTCTCCCGCCAGCTCGTTGTACTCCTCTTTCTGCTGCTTCACTTGCTCCCGATGATGCCGGTCTTTTTCTTTGGCTTTCCGTATGGTTTCCTTGCGAGACTCCTGGGCCTCCTGAACCTTCTTCTGCAGAGCGTCGCGCTCCGCTTCCAGAGAAGCCACTTGGGATTGTAGCCCGGTGGTTTCAGGAGAGTTTCCGGCCTCTTCACTGAGCTGAGCGTTCAGAGCGAGCGTCTCAGCCAGAGCTCGGTCCTGTTGACTAACCTTCTGCTCCAGAGTCTCAACCGCCTCCTGTTTGGACCTTAAAGCTTCTTCAAGCTCCAAAACTTTGCTCTCCATTTCTCGAATCTCATTTTCTTGGACTTTTTCCACATTGGGGATATTTTCAGGAGTTCCTCCCGTGACGGTTTCATCTTTCTCCTTTAATCTCTTGGCTTCTTTCTCCAACTCGTTCACCTTCTTCAGGAGCTCTTTGCGCTGCACGAGCGCCGCCTGCAGCTTCTTCTTCATGTTGGTCAGCTGGCCTTCCAGAGCTCCTTTCTCCTTCCGTAAACCGGCGACCTCGTCCTCTTTTTCTGACTCGGCTGACTCTTCAAACGATGCTCGGGGTTTCTCCTCCCTGcctctctgcagctccaccaccTGCTCCTTCAGTCTAACCACTTCCTCGTCCGTCtgcatcctctcctcctctgctcGGAGGAGTCTGGCGGACATGCTGTCGTTAAGATCCGTCACTTCCTTCTCCTTTTGGCTGATTTGAAGCTGCAACTCGTTGATCTCGGAGTCTTTCTTTAACAGAGATTCGTTGTTCAGGTCTGACGTCTGGGAGTGTTCCAACATGCTGTTTTCCATATCTTGAAGCCTCCGCTCCAGCTCAGAGGAGAGGAGCTCCCTGTCCTCCAGCTGAACGCTCAGCATCCTGGTCTGATCCTGCTGCTCCGACAGAGCCCGCCGGGCCGTTTCCAGATCCGCCTGCAAAGCCTGGAGCTTCTCCTCCTTCCCTTGATTCTGACCGTCCAAAACGCTGATCTGTTCTTCTAAGAGCTGCATTTCCACGCCGTGCTTTTGCACCTCGGTGCTGTTTTGCTGGGAGCGCTGGTCCAGCTCCTCCCTGACCGACTCCAGCTCCTTTGAGAAGTCGCTTGCTTGAGCTTGTGCCTCCTCTCTGGCGGCGGTTAGGGACTGCGTTTCCTCCTCCAGACTCGTTACTCTCCGTTGCGACTCTGCAGCCGCCTCTCTGAGCTTCTCCAGCTCAGCTAGGAGTTCGCCGTACCTTTTCTGGAGCTCCTCGGCTAAGGCCTGAGCGAAGATCCTCGAGGACGCGTCTGCATCCGTGGAGGAGGAACTCTGCTGAACCGTCTCTGTGACGATCTCCGATGAGGATTCAGTCTGCACCGTGGAAACGTCTTGCTCCATGCTCGTCGCCACCCACGACTGGGCAAACTCCTGCGACACGGAGGGCCACTCCTGACCTCCGTCTTGATTCACAGCTTCCAGCAGGGTCCAGCTGCTGTGGGCGACTTCTGAATCGCTGCTGGCCACCATTTCATCCGAGGACGTCCCTTTGGATTCCTCTGGGGATTCAGACTGGTGTCCGATCAGCTCTGGGCTGCTGTCGTTACCGGCGGAGAGGGAGAGGACCGAGGTGTCCTCGGCGACCAGCGTGGTCTCTTCCTCCTGTGGACTGTCCGTGAAGTCAGGGAGGGCTGCAGAACCGTCACCGGGGTCTGCTCCGTCATCCGGATCCTGGTTTTGACCCGATGGGGCCTCGCCGGAGCCGAGTTGTGAGAACCGTACGAGGGATTCTCGTAAGGCGACCAGCTCGCTGTCTTTGtcgcagagctgctgctccagtGCCAGTATGTGCGCTGTGGGTGTCGACAAAGACAAAGTTGAACAGTGATCAATAATACTCATGGGTATTCTTTTTGTTAattcttttgttaattcttcTGGCATCCTTggaagtagggctgttcgattttgcccaaaaataaaatctcgatttttttctctcacaatccgattacgattattttgtgaattgacaaaaggcaaagaaatgatttcaaatatgctgtttttttattgaacatttgccccattggactttaagtgcaaactttgctcttattaaaccaaaaattaatgaataaagtgcaaaactctgtaaaataagttttaaaaaatataataaaatataaagttttatctctggaaaaaaaaaaaaatcagcaaatcagcacttgcaaacatacagtaagttatatttccaattaaataaaacaagacattttctaattaaactaaactgggtctttgcatgctaaataataatgcaacccatgaaggaggtagaggtgtgtaatgtcagtcattacatttgctattcacatttgcaagttttttgcaaggaacacgagccggtctacccggtggcatgttagtatatcaccatggttacaacgccccctcctacactaaagagcctctcccatggggcacttgtcgcaggtattgagaggtatttccatcaatcaataatatggtatcaatcattaatatgtgtgcagacaaggttaaaaaaaaaaaaaaaaaaaagggggaaaaatcgattttacgattttcacgttttaacattgttctaattacataatcgcgattacgatttaaaatcgattaatcgaacagccctacttggaagattaatttaatctgatttaatttaattatagggAATTATGATATTGATAACCATGTCTATTTTTTTAGGGTAcctcttatgtctgtttattttaaatttttatttatctttttgtttttttttgttttttttgttttgtgtgtcctgtattttattttattactttatttttcctattattattgtcttcagtcagagttagattggtaattggtacttactttgggacctgtttttCAATTACGTattggggtgtttgttatgttaagttttgtgtccttatttattttacttgtttttttgtgtgtgtggtaaaatataaaacggggtattctttcgaaccctttaaaaaaatgtttattgtgtaatatgcattacatggactacccaataaagaaacatgaaaaaaaaaaaaaattactcatGGGTTCAGAGGAAATTCCATTTGattgattctttttttcaggTCTGAATCAAGTACAAATATCGACTAAGAACAAACATGAGCAGAAGCTGCGTGCTGCTAAAACACCGGAGAGTTCAAAGTTCACACtcatttaaaaaagtaaaatcaatatttaaCTTAAGTCAGTCAATCCTGAAGACAGAATGGGCTATTTTAATGATCCTAACACCTCATCTACGATAACTGTGCACTAGAAGTCGCGTGATCTTTGATAACTATCATGGAGCAGGAATAAAATGTATGTTTATATGGTTGATCTATGATTTCGTTAAATTCatccaaacaaaaacaaaaccctaaaacaaataaaacccagAATGACTGAGAAGATTTAGGTCAAATTTCAGACCGAAAAGTACTGCGTGAGCTTGAATGTTCAATACCAAGTCTTATTATAACTCGagttattatattgttacgtgAATATATTGATTTGTGTTTAGAATTGTAccaatcatttcattttatcaaGAGAGTTTAAGCTTTTTTAACTAATTGGACTAACTTATCCACATGGTGAACAGATTTAAGGTAAAGTAACTTTATTGATACCCCAAGGTAGATTTGTTTGAAGGTAAAAAGTATTCAAAGTATTCTTTATTCGTacctttttcagtttcagatgaaTCCAGTGCAGGTTCTGGCACCTCATTTCTGTCTGACATCtagtaaacaaaaaaataaaaggtaaaggTGCAACAATGAGCATAATTGAAAGCCTGAGATACAGTGTTTTGacatataatgaaaaaatactTCTAGATATGGATTAAAATATTATAATACACCATTTTAATTAAAACAGCAATTGTGTTCCACAAATATAAATTTAGATAATGCAAATGATTCTTCTAATTAAATGAACTCAGAAAACAAACAGAccaaagtaaaagagtaaaaaacaaagataaaatcTGTGTTATTGTTGGTGAATGTCTGAACTGCGCCGCCAGATTACAGCATTGTTTACGTCTGCAGAGCCAGGTGAAGGTCGGCTCAGCGTACGAGGGATTAGACATTTCACGCGCCGAGTTCAAGCACACggagcagacagacagacagacgtcCTCTCCGAGGCAGACAGATCTCCTGTCCAGACTGAAGTTATGACCCCGTAACATTTGCAGAGGATAAAACCTGTCTGTACTTTGTCCTCAAACAAATGTCTTTGCAAACTCGGTCTTGGAAGTTGGataaattaaaaatgtccaGGTTACCtgacaattaaaaaaatgcagAAGTGCTTTAActtcatacaggactgtctcagaaaatttgaatattgtgataaagctctttattttctgtaatgcaattaaaaaaacaaaaatgtcatacattctggattcattacaaatcaactgaaatattgcaagccttttattattttaatattgctgattatggtttacagtttaagattaagattcccagaatattctaattttttgagataggatatttgagttttcttaagctgtaagccatgatcagcaatattaaaataataaaaggcttgcaatatttcagttgatttgtaatgaatccagaatgtatgaatgtatgacatttttgcattacagaaaataaaagacttcatcacaatattctaattttctgagacagtcctgtataactgCACTGCTTCTGCACGCTTTAACGCCTTTTTGGTcatataaacagaaaaaaaacaagtagtAGATACTGAGAAACTTTGAAGTTTTAACATTGCAGACATAATCCTGCAGgctattttaataaaaataggtgcttacaggactgtctcagaaaatttgaatattgtgattttctgtaatgcaattacaaaaacaaaaatgtcatacattctggattcattacaaatcaactgaaatattgcaagccttttattattttaatattgcagattatggcttacagcttaagaaaactcaaatatcctatctcaaaaaatttgaatattctaatcttaatcttaaactgtaaaccataatcagcaatattaaaataataaaaggcttgcaatatttcagttgatttgtaatgaatccagaatgaaaaagaagaattttagttttttttttaattgcattacagaaaataaagaactttatcacaatattcaaattttctgagacagtcctgtatatagaaACACAGGCTCGATACTGACCGTTTCAACTTGATGCTCCAGCTGCTGGATCTTGGCAGCGGCCTCTTCCTGCTCTTCAGTTTTTCTGTAAAGTTGTTCTGAAATCAGAAGTTCACACCGCTCAGTACTTCCACACAAAACCAGGAGTTTAAATGTAACACTCAGCATCCCAGATGAGAGCTCCTACCCTGAAGGGTTTCCGTGGTCTGAGTTAGATGGGCACATTGTTCATTTCTTTCACTGCATTCGTCTCTCAGCTTGGTTAGCTGGGCCTCCACAGACCGCACGGTGTCCAGGAGCTGGGACAGGTCGGCTGGGACGGGGATCTCCTCCGACACGGTTTCCCCAGCAAGAGGGCAGAGATGCCTCCAGATTTCAACTAGCATTTCAGTCTTCCTCTGCATGCCTTCTCGCTCCTCCCTCAGGGCTTCCAGCTCCCTCTGGAGTTGATCAACGTCAGACTTCTCTTTCTCCAGGGCATCCTCCCTGGCACAGTCCGCCGCAGACGCCGCTCCTCTCATCAACGCGAGCTCGCTTTCAAGCCGTGCGATCTCCTCCTTGTCTCTCTCTGCAGCATCGTCGCGCTGTTGGACGGCTGCGAGTTCGGCCTCTTTCATCAGAGCCAGTTCTGCCTCCAGTCTGGTGACCTCCCTCTTCTCGTTCTCCAAAGCCTCCTCTGTGACGTGCTTCGCCTCTCTCAGGGAGACCAGCTCGTTTTCCTGGCTCGCCAGACCCGTCCTCTCACTTTCCAGGGCTTCCAGACTGGCTCTCAGGGCTGAGAGCTGCGCGTCTGCGCGGCCGGCCTGCTCGGCCCACTGCTGCCTGTCGGCCTCCCTCAGCCTGACGGCCTCGGCCAGCTCCTGGTCCATCTGCCGGAACTGAGCCGTCAAGATctgagcacacacacagacattacAACATCAGCAGCTAAAAGTATAAATATCATAACATTATAGTGTTAATAATgcactttgtcactttatttaaaCACTGATAATCTGATTGTAAACAAGAGGTGATGCTTCATGCCATCACCTCTTGCTATTTTTTTATGCAAATGATTACTCAGCTGACTAGTAATTATCTACCtcttcttactttttccttttttttcccactttaaCTTACTCTGGCACTTTACCGCCTAAACGTTTAACTGCTAAATGTGAAACTATGTGTGTAATGTATTCACTGTTgtaatatatgtaaatgtctgTAAGATCGTGTTAGTATTGATGAggccccctgcagaccccctgcggggacacgacgccgccctgcggacggctcctgaactcatatcctcctcagctcattgacatgcaattccagttgctaaggacccctgccGGTACGACACCTTGCCGGCAACGCATTGTCTCATTCAATGTCCCTAGGCATTGTCATTCCAGTCCCTGCGTCTTGTTtccctgctgggacaggcaccAGGAAAGTATCggacttccagccccccgcaaggccacgcctctgactgtcacactgacttgtttaattctgttgtttgttcttgtataaaaaagcTTGTTACAAACCATTCGAggtcgacacaccaaatacagactaGATCTGTGCTGGTCATGTCGAACGCCGGcttaactgattaaaacctctctataccacgcgcggacttctgaactggtttttgataaattccacaacagtatgaagattgatgtgtcaggttgttctcctgttccttctatcttaaatagaagcaaaataacaagaacagaaactttttgcatgttttatttgtatttgttttaacttgttgtttaacttgtctgtcttttatatttttagccgggggactcccaatggaaactagctctgtagctaaaattgggtgcatttgcatttttaattctaaatgtatatgaatgtacactgtcctttctcaaataaactgaattgaaattgaattgaaattgacaggggcgtcaattgggtatggcaaggtatggcagctgccacacctcggcttcagaggaaaatttaaatgtttgttttttaaatacatttatggaattactctgtgtctatttgtattgattattctattatttaatacatataaaataactacaaatgcaaatcagaacaacatgatcgatttcactaggtgttatctttcccaacacttgtatcccccccctcatatcttgaatgtaagtgcaataaccactaaatacctcacgtatttttgaaaatatttgtaaatattttgtaaatattacccggtttttttggtgtttactatttttttttctctcttgtacatactctttttctactttttatattgttctttttttattatttaactatttattggttatttctattttacattttttgtataaagcgtgtgtgtgttttggctgctgcacgactgaatttctcctctgggagatcaataaagtcttctattctattttagCGCGCTTTGCATCGTtactaaattacaaaaaaagaaggcaagtgatggtccaatgttgccccggCAGCGGAGGGAGAAGGACCAAATAGCAAAAGCGGGAGTCAG encodes the following:
- the LOC133424312 gene encoding golgin subfamily B member 1-like codes for the protein MFSRLATVLQEISGEEGPDGDQQGVLVPQAPAGEAQPPVDSDVPEDAMERLAHLEQLVVQLKELVRDKDTQLKQKDGELTGKDAQLRSEREEADARFTKLKLQAKAKMASLNKQITELKGQGEPTSPDSSFTGAGAAVEEELQDLRSKLGEEEARSRELQDRLQATEQLLQGKESAQAEQLRVLQAVVCEKDVRFQEQIQKHEEELLRVTAQSQNDGELQQALQAATQHCEQLDAALKSRSQELELLQQEVSSADQQKQILTAQFRQMDQELAEAVRLREADRQQWAEQAGRADAQLSALRASLEALESERTGLASQENELVSLREAKHVTEEALENEKREVTRLEAELALMKEAELAAVQQRDDAAERDKEEIARLESELALMRGAASAADCAREDALEKEKSDVDQLQRELEALREEREGMQRKTEMLVEIWRHLCPLAGETVSEEIPVPADLSQLLDTVRSVEAQLTKLRDECSERNEQCAHLTQTTETLQEQLYRKTEEQEEAAAKIQQLEHQVETMSDRNEVPEPALDSSETEKAHILALEQQLCDKDSELVALRESLVRFSQLGSGEAPSGQNQDPDDGADPGDGSAALPDFTDSPQEEETTLVAEDTSVLSLSAGNDSSPELIGHQSESPEESKGTSSDEMVASSDSEVAHSSWTLLEAVNQDGGQEWPSVSQEFAQSWVATSMEQDVSTVQTESSSEIVTETVQQSSSSTDADASSRIFAQALAEELQKRYGELLAELEKLREAAAESQRRVTSLEEETQSLTAAREEAQAQASDFSKELESVREELDQRSQQNSTEVQKHGVEMQLLEEQISVLDGQNQGKEEKLQALQADLETARRALSEQQDQTRMLSVQLEDRELLSSELERRLQDMENSMLEHSQTSDLNNESLLKKDSEINELQLQISQKEKEVTDLNDSMSARLLRAEEERMQTDEEVVRLKEQVVELQRGREEKPRASFEESAESEKEDEVAGLRKEKGALEGQLTNMKKKLQAALVQRKELLKKVNELEKEAKRLKEKDETVTGGTPENIPNVEKVQENEIREMESKVLELEEALRSKQEAVETLEQKVSQQDRALAETLALNAQLSEEAGNSPETTGLQSQVASLEAERDALQKKVQEAQESRKETIRKAKEKDRHHREQVKQQKEEYNELAGEREVLLTKLRELEDKCNTGGDDPPAKASRNLDKPAQKDWVQEEWVDFAGSESADQPGTDPPEVQPAQADESLTALRDEIQTVQAANTELEQQLQETHANLSLKESEILELGKELQALREKDKQIDELSEEMDDLREKYQQAQSYAETLKAEVEAAAKASDESSVASLQAEVEDFKQFLDNKNQEITELSNQLGEQSTLIHAMQVAVSQKDQLVASLQEELKAEQEKTQKLEAEPPQKQEEDSETKIQQLQRKLHAALVSRKEALKENKAQKEQLASAEKVVTELRQRIDSAENELEKLRTERARLIDEVDRTLLENQSLGSSCESLKLAMEGLLTEKDAGKREADLAKEEAARMCREWEDKVQGMKEEYETLLKSYENVSDEAERVRKVLEAARQERQELAARVRTHEAGKQEAERQAEEAQKEVDVVKDKMRKFAKTKQVKILELEEENERLRELQERPARRREDKAATAELEEIQDELAALKGELDATAEERDSLGLQVEDLKNQLVQIKEKESEMSVNASNSAAVVEELDATVTSAEPVEREDEGDTLDNQIVAVSAAETHAQPDEEKEKPEMTVMAQALLEEKVREMEDAVSRERQLWQEREAQLKAQLASLQGDLQGSKEEDDSVSASLEKSIQEGKEREKSLIEEASNREAQFKELLRNLESEKDNLEERLMNQLAQLNGSIAGYQQELADGRERLAGLQRELERLERERAELEAGARSESDRAARLEEDMRQAQRERAEAEAESGKQRELEQQLRSAQRVREGSQSRARQLEELLREKQLEVRQLQKDCIQYQERISELGRDAKALQLGRSELSGKLEQAELKSSSTLEDLRRLEAEMATCKSQLAEAQKQASEASAAKLAVERSIQERETVLKTEAEKTLDSVRFRLGAELKEAELRLEDAYAEKEKEEEATQMAREAAEGAERRAQEMQARLDESLARLAAFSRCMSSLQDDRDRVLDEARQWETRFNAALQSKEAEVREAETRVKELADQLQKETALREELELSVNRLEKGDKDWQLSLEEEEKKVAELQAALAEERVKLEQTTAELQSGQTEARDLKNEAEALNQRTRALEEAVARLQGEVDQARTELRDREAEERRLCLNVEHLETDLRSSKALTESLQNEVHEKESREVEMLGEKEQAVAQAAEEARKEADMRAQGAEEELEQKRGEVRDLEEKLRKAEEESNGRKTRLDSFMKAMGSLQDDRDRVLNTYKQLEEKHLQVMMEKDGLIQEAAGENNGLKEELRSLLVQRDDLFAERAQLSAQLHGYRDELNQVLSMKDSQHKQLLAEQRARIASLEKERDELESRLKGLGRAAETEGEAAVQKVESETLSQASKVIDAPGAEVEKLREQLQAAKAQAESLEATLLREQQERQSKSKELAELQWEGGVMRTESENAQERVAELARDLLAVEQRLLEETETTKQLRAENQSFAKAMASLQDSRDQAANEAREMSLKLEEMGRAGGQTAPSSPAGSTGEVWGLKNALQALQNDRERLLDQLKTQAEEVKKQKSELARLGAGELIKVSQELFEEKNKIEEMLAIMTQLENVVEMGKQEIETLRLERMDWMAQAEQLKQQTLATLSERDQQLRQLGAMLEEAHARKPKLQQEHYQREGTEERDSAPGAPQERSSIQDRHAHVAELKDLQQRLEEETQQRIAVEEQLVATQDRLQRHSQATWHPQEGDQSETAVFIEPSDASLTRTRRGGPGVMRMLRVAFCSRQRTPLLLSLYLLTVHVLLLLCLGGFL